In Candidatus Planktophila sp., one genomic interval encodes:
- the xylA gene encoding xylose isomerase encodes MSLTPTPADKFTFGLWTVGWQARDPFGDATRGPLDPVRTVNELAARGAHGVTFHDDDLIPFGSDDGARRTHIDRFKKALDETGMKVPMATTNLFTHPVFKDGAFTSNDRDIRRFALRKVMKNIELAVELGAKTYVCWGGREGAESDGAKDAYVALDRFREAFNTLGEFVTENGYDIKFAIEPKPNEPRGDIFLPTIGHALAFIYTLDRPELVGLNPEVGHEQMAGLNFVHGIAQALWQKKLYHIDLNGQHGPKFDQDLVFGHGDLKSAFFLVDLLERYRYDGPKHFDYKPARTESDKGVWESATANMRTYLALKERALAFRADPRVIAAMAESNIPGLSEPTLSSGETWRDLADDSLDVEAAGTRGYGYEAIDQLALEHLMGVQS; translated from the coding sequence ATGTCACTAACACCCACACCTGCAGATAAGTTCACCTTTGGGCTCTGGACCGTTGGTTGGCAGGCGCGCGATCCCTTTGGCGATGCAACGCGCGGCCCTTTGGATCCAGTTCGTACCGTTAATGAGTTAGCGGCACGAGGCGCACATGGCGTGACTTTTCATGATGATGATTTGATCCCTTTTGGAAGCGATGATGGCGCACGTCGTACCCATATCGATCGTTTTAAGAAAGCGCTGGATGAAACCGGTATGAAAGTACCGATGGCTACCACAAATCTCTTTACCCATCCAGTCTTTAAGGATGGCGCATTTACTTCAAATGACAGAGATATTCGCCGCTTTGCTCTGCGTAAAGTAATGAAAAATATTGAACTTGCAGTCGAACTTGGAGCTAAGACGTATGTGTGTTGGGGTGGGCGGGAAGGGGCCGAATCCGATGGCGCAAAAGATGCTTATGTTGCATTAGATCGTTTCCGAGAGGCTTTTAACACGTTGGGTGAGTTCGTAACAGAGAATGGTTATGACATTAAATTTGCAATTGAACCTAAACCAAATGAACCACGTGGAGATATTTTCTTGCCAACGATTGGTCATGCGCTCGCATTTATTTATACTCTTGATCGCCCAGAACTCGTTGGATTAAATCCAGAGGTCGGTCACGAACAAATGGCAGGACTTAACTTCGTCCATGGAATTGCACAAGCGTTATGGCAGAAAAAGTTGTATCACATCGATTTAAATGGCCAACATGGTCCAAAGTTTGATCAAGATTTAGTCTTTGGGCATGGTGATTTAAAGTCTGCATTCTTCTTAGTAGATTTGCTGGAGCGATATAGATACGACGGACCGAAGCACTTTGACTATAAGCCGGCTCGCACTGAAAGCGATAAAGGTGTGTGGGAATCAGCAACGGCAAATATGCGGACGTATTTGGCGCTCAAGGAGCGCGCGCTTGCTTTCCGTGCCGATCCACGAGTTATCGCGGCCATGGCCGAATCAAATATCCCGGGGTTGAGCGAACCAACTCTTAGTAGCGGCGAAACATGGAGAGATCTTGCCGATGATTCATTAGATGTCGAAGCGGCAGGCACACGTGGATATGGATACGAAGCCATTGACCAGTTAGCACTCGAGCACTTAATGGGCGTTCAGAGCTAA
- the argS gene encoding arginine--tRNA ligase, protein MSSQVQALESAIKSAIDRAIASGEISCVAPTSIVLERPKNRNHGDYATSIALQLAKAAGKNPREIAQIICKHLTGADGISGLEIAGPGFINITLNRANQAELVSAIITAGSSFGHGDELAGVRINLEFISANPTGPLHLGHTRWAAVGDALGRVLSAAGADVTREFYINDRGNQMDLFGASVEAAALGKPIPQDGYKGEYIGDLATAIVADNPALISLPEGQRREAFREAAYELQLKDQQRVLNILGTHFDVWFSERSLHAKGAVEHGIEILRKQGHVYEEEGAIWLRTTDFGDDKDRVLTKSDGSFSYFSSDTAYYINKRERGFEICIYMLGADHHGYIGRLKAIAACAGDDPEYNIHVLIGQLVKIMEGGQEVKLSKRAGTIITLEELVEKVGVDAARYTLIRYPVDTPMVMDVDVLKRNTNENPVYYVQYAHARIAAVLRNAAELNINVNLDTFDSSQLIHDRENELLGKLAEYPRVVAAAAQLRQPHRIARYLEDLAGTYHGFYADCRVLPMGEEKPTALHTARLLLCTSTKIVVANGLHLLGVSAPERM, encoded by the coding sequence ATGTCATCACAGGTGCAAGCACTCGAATCGGCCATCAAATCGGCCATTGATCGAGCAATCGCCTCGGGAGAAATCTCATGTGTGGCACCTACATCTATCGTGTTAGAGCGGCCCAAGAACCGAAATCATGGCGATTACGCCACATCGATTGCCCTACAACTAGCTAAGGCTGCGGGAAAGAATCCACGTGAAATTGCTCAAATTATCTGCAAGCACTTGACAGGCGCTGATGGAATTTCTGGGCTAGAAATTGCTGGGCCAGGATTCATTAACATCACACTCAATCGGGCTAATCAAGCCGAACTTGTATCTGCAATTATCACCGCCGGCTCAAGTTTTGGGCATGGAGATGAACTTGCCGGAGTTCGCATAAATCTTGAGTTTATAAGCGCCAATCCAACAGGGCCTTTGCATTTAGGGCACACGCGGTGGGCGGCTGTGGGAGATGCGCTTGGCCGAGTTCTTAGTGCGGCAGGTGCCGATGTCACGCGCGAGTTCTACATAAATGATCGCGGAAATCAGATGGATTTATTTGGTGCATCGGTGGAAGCGGCCGCGCTCGGCAAGCCAATTCCACAGGATGGATATAAAGGTGAATATATAGGCGATCTAGCTACTGCCATTGTTGCTGATAACCCTGCATTGATTTCACTTCCCGAAGGTCAACGACGAGAGGCCTTTCGTGAAGCCGCTTATGAACTTCAGTTAAAAGATCAGCAACGAGTTCTGAATATTTTAGGAACACACTTTGATGTGTGGTTTTCAGAACGCTCTCTTCATGCCAAAGGCGCAGTTGAACATGGAATCGAAATACTTCGGAAACAAGGACATGTTTATGAAGAAGAAGGTGCAATTTGGTTGCGTACAACTGACTTTGGCGATGATAAGGATCGGGTATTAACAAAGTCTGATGGTTCGTTTTCCTACTTTTCATCCGACACTGCTTACTATATAAATAAGCGCGAGCGAGGTTTTGAAATCTGTATTTATATGTTAGGCGCTGACCACCATGGATATATTGGTCGGTTAAAGGCGATTGCCGCATGTGCCGGTGATGATCCTGAGTACAACATTCATGTCTTAATTGGCCAGTTAGTAAAGATTATGGAGGGCGGCCAAGAGGTGAAGCTCTCCAAACGCGCCGGCACAATAATTACCTTAGAAGAGTTAGTAGAAAAAGTTGGTGTTGATGCAGCTCGGTATACATTGATTAGGTATCCCGTAGACACACCTATGGTCATGGATGTCGATGTTCTAAAGCGAAATACTAATGAGAATCCTGTCTATTACGTTCAGTACGCTCACGCTCGAATCGCTGCAGTCTTACGTAACGCCGCCGAACTAAACATCAACGTTAATTTGGATACTTTCGATTCTTCGCAGTTAATCCACGATCGAGAAAATGAACTACTCGGCAAGCTCGCAGAGTATCCGCGCGTAGTGGCAGCTGCGGCACAACTGCGCCAGCCTCATCGCATCGCACGTTACCTTGAGGATCTAGCCGGTACATATCATGGTTTCTACGCCGATTGTCGTGTACTTCCGATGGGCGAAGAAAAGCCGACTGCGCTTCATACGGCTCGGCTACTACTGTGTACATCTACAAAAATAGTTGTTGCCAATGGATTGCATTTATTAGGTGTAAGCGCACCGGAGAGGATGTAG
- a CDS encoding substrate-binding domain-containing protein has protein sequence MTKRRLAITAALAAVAIALTGCSKAEEVKESFVGVILPDAASSNRWETADRGFLQAAFDAAGVKVDIQNANGDVAAFATIADQMLTAGAKVLILVNLDSDSAKAVQDKAAAQGVKTIDYDRLTLNGSASYYVSFDNEAVGRLQGEGIKACLDAAGKTTARIVYLNGSPTDNNATLFKAGYDSVLRPLIDSKAYTLVDDTAVPDWDNAKGGAIFEQQLSKAGGKLDAVVSANEGLGLAAIAILKKNKLNGKVCVSGQDATVDGLRAILTGDMSNTVYKAIKAEAEGAAALAITLLNGEEATTATGSVNNGTIDVPSVLLVPVGITKANVKDVIADGFQTREAVCADIEDICVANGL, from the coding sequence ATGACAAAGCGCCGCCTCGCGATTACTGCAGCCTTAGCTGCAGTTGCAATCGCACTCACAGGTTGCTCAAAGGCTGAAGAAGTGAAAGAAAGCTTCGTCGGAGTAATCCTTCCAGATGCAGCATCATCAAATCGTTGGGAAACTGCTGACCGCGGATTCCTACAGGCAGCTTTTGATGCAGCCGGAGTTAAGGTCGATATCCAGAATGCAAACGGCGATGTAGCTGCATTCGCAACTATTGCAGACCAGATGCTTACTGCTGGTGCAAAAGTTCTCATTCTTGTAAACCTAGATTCAGATTCAGCTAAAGCTGTTCAGGATAAGGCCGCTGCACAAGGCGTTAAGACGATTGACTATGACCGTCTAACACTCAATGGTTCTGCTTCATACTACGTTTCATTTGATAATGAAGCTGTTGGTCGCTTACAAGGTGAAGGCATCAAGGCATGTCTCGATGCTGCTGGAAAAACGACTGCACGAATCGTGTACTTGAATGGTTCACCAACAGATAACAACGCAACTCTTTTCAAGGCTGGCTATGACTCAGTGCTACGTCCTTTGATCGATTCAAAGGCATACACACTTGTCGATGACACAGCCGTCCCAGATTGGGATAACGCAAAGGGTGGAGCTATTTTCGAACAGCAGCTTTCAAAGGCTGGCGGAAAGCTCGATGCCGTTGTATCAGCTAACGAAGGTCTTGGTCTTGCAGCGATTGCAATACTTAAGAAGAACAAGCTCAATGGCAAGGTCTGTGTATCTGGTCAAGATGCCACTGTCGATGGATTGCGTGCAATCCTTACAGGAGACATGTCGAACACTGTTTATAAGGCAATCAAGGCAGAGGCCGAAGGCGCTGCAGCCCTTGCAATCACTTTGCTTAATGGCGAAGAGGCAACAACAGCTACTGGCTCTGTAAATAACGGAACCATAGATGTACCTTCAGTTCTCTTGGTACCAGTTGGAATCACAAAGGCTAACGTGAAAGATGTCATCGCCGATGGCTTCCAGACACGTGAAGCTGTCTGTGCCGACATCGAAGACATCTGCGTAGCTAACGGACTGTAA
- a CDS encoding type IV toxin-antitoxin system AbiEi family antitoxin, whose protein sequence is MKPAYRNRDEIRLLLAHAPEIFTNEQARSILSMQAGSVNQKLSRWAKAGYLRRIRKGVYLQVPNYIEEPQEWFGDEFKLALSTWPNSYFTGWTSANHWGLTEQVFRKLVLATAERVRTETKSVPASKFLVKRIKKLDLTWGIVDEWRDGSKISFANPSRTLLDVMTYPELGGGIRLGSEFLKAYLDDFNIHELVKDAELHCSRAGIKRLGFLLELNGYSNHSEIERLRTRISKGIISLDPSKPSVGSRIMRWNILVNTLIETRERS, encoded by the coding sequence TTGAAGCCTGCATACCGTAATAGGGATGAGATCCGATTGCTTCTTGCTCATGCTCCTGAGATATTTACAAATGAACAGGCCCGGTCAATCCTCTCAATGCAGGCTGGGTCGGTCAATCAAAAACTCTCCAGATGGGCGAAGGCAGGGTATCTTCGGCGAATTCGTAAAGGTGTTTATCTGCAAGTTCCAAACTATATAGAAGAACCACAAGAATGGTTTGGAGACGAATTCAAACTCGCGCTTAGCACTTGGCCGAACTCATATTTTACTGGATGGACATCTGCAAATCACTGGGGATTAACAGAACAAGTTTTCAGAAAACTCGTTTTAGCAACAGCAGAACGGGTGCGAACGGAAACAAAGTCGGTACCCGCCTCCAAATTTCTAGTCAAACGAATTAAAAAACTCGACCTGACATGGGGCATCGTTGATGAATGGCGAGATGGATCCAAAATCTCTTTTGCCAATCCGAGCAGGACCTTACTGGACGTGATGACATATCCAGAATTGGGCGGCGGGATTCGACTCGGATCTGAATTCTTGAAGGCGTACTTAGATGATTTCAACATTCATGAATTAGTTAAGGACGCTGAATTGCATTGTTCACGAGCTGGGATCAAGCGACTTGGCTTCCTACTTGAATTGAATGGTTATAGCAACCATTCCGAAATCGAAAGATTGAGAACAAGAATTTCGAAAGGAATCATCTCCTTGGATCCATCTAAGCCTTCAGTTGGTTCTCGAATTATGAGGTGGAACATTTTAGTAAACACACTCATTGAGACGAGAGAACGGTCATGA
- the lysA gene encoding diaminopimelate decarboxylase, with product MWSSSVSLGDELSISGITATDLAQEFGTPVFIMDEADFHLRARNWDRELKKAFGNDAGTVYYAAKAFICTEVARWIKDIGIGIDVCTGGELAVALAGAIDPSLIQVHGNNKSLTEIDRAVSVGVGSIVIDSLVEIERVAAAASKHGKIQKVLLRLTPGIEAHTHEFIATAHEDVKFGFSIASGAAWSAIEAVRTFPSIELRGLHAHVGSQILETDSFEISAQRLIALLGKYRDAFGVELAELDLGGGYGIHYLPGDDELEPSVVMNSLAAAVVKNCAIYTLKIPQISIEPGRAIVGPTMFTLYEVGTIKDVLLDNGDNRRYISVDGGMSENIRPALYSAEYSAVLANRTSSAAPTSSRLVGKHCETGDILIREIELASDISPGDLLATPATGAYGRSMASNYNHVPRPPVVAVNNGKARIIVRRESEADLLGLDI from the coding sequence ATGTGGTCCTCTAGTGTTTCTTTGGGCGATGAGCTTTCAATCTCTGGCATCACTGCAACCGATTTAGCACAAGAGTTTGGTACTCCAGTATTTATTATGGATGAGGCCGATTTTCATCTGCGTGCAAGAAATTGGGATCGTGAATTAAAGAAGGCCTTTGGAAACGATGCAGGCACGGTGTACTACGCGGCTAAGGCTTTTATCTGCACAGAAGTTGCACGTTGGATTAAAGATATTGGAATCGGAATCGATGTGTGCACGGGTGGAGAACTTGCAGTTGCATTAGCGGGGGCAATTGATCCCTCACTCATTCAAGTTCATGGTAACAACAAATCATTAACTGAAATCGATAGGGCAGTTTCAGTTGGCGTAGGAAGCATTGTGATTGACTCACTGGTTGAAATCGAAAGAGTCGCGGCAGCTGCAAGCAAGCATGGGAAAATTCAAAAGGTATTACTTCGCTTAACTCCTGGCATAGAGGCTCATACTCATGAATTTATTGCCACCGCCCATGAGGATGTGAAATTCGGCTTTTCAATTGCAAGTGGAGCGGCATGGAGTGCGATAGAAGCGGTTCGCACATTTCCTTCAATTGAGCTCAGAGGTCTTCACGCTCACGTAGGCTCTCAAATTTTAGAGACCGATTCATTTGAAATCAGTGCGCAGCGACTTATCGCACTTTTAGGTAAATATAGGGATGCCTTTGGTGTTGAACTTGCCGAGTTAGATCTAGGCGGGGGTTACGGGATCCATTATCTGCCGGGCGATGATGAGTTAGAGCCATCGGTTGTAATGAACTCTCTTGCAGCCGCTGTAGTTAAGAATTGCGCAATCTATACATTAAAAATACCTCAGATTTCCATCGAACCAGGTAGAGCAATTGTTGGCCCAACAATGTTTACGCTTTATGAGGTTGGCACAATCAAAGATGTACTTCTGGACAATGGCGATAATCGTCGATACATATCGGTAGATGGTGGAATGAGTGAAAATATTCGACCAGCACTCTATAGCGCCGAATACAGCGCGGTGCTGGCAAATCGCACCAGTAGTGCAGCTCCAACTTCGTCTCGATTAGTTGGAAAACACTGCGAAACTGGGGATATTCTGATTCGCGAAATTGAATTAGCCAGTGATATTTCGCCAGGTGATTTACTGGCAACCCCCGCAACGGGTGCATATGGTCGAAGTATGGCGAGTAATTACAATCATGTTCCGCGACCGCCTGTTGTTGCAGTAAATAATGGAAAAGCTCGCATTATTGTGCGTCGAGAGAGCGAGGCCGATCTACTGGGATTGGATATTTAA
- a CDS encoding WYL domain-containing protein, translating into MKSKSEFVGILTPTLELVQTEENYQNIVTDWEGMLGHQLPPPLIPADLFWNKLPELFEWLAGQSLIAKLSPAEIGNDGSVLLNPSSVNFARFGFDMKLLRYCAFNLVKIALYYVPEKGEEGWRLVEPYSLRQTQDGKILLYLVNDRGCLRSYRLDRIQGIRASNEPFIPKFKIEI; encoded by the coding sequence TTGAAGAGCAAAAGTGAATTCGTAGGAATTTTGACACCTACTCTTGAGTTAGTTCAAACTGAGGAAAATTATCAGAATATTGTGACAGACTGGGAAGGGATGTTGGGTCATCAACTCCCACCGCCTCTCATCCCAGCCGACCTCTTTTGGAACAAACTCCCTGAGTTATTTGAGTGGTTGGCTGGACAATCTCTTATTGCCAAGTTGAGTCCTGCTGAGATTGGCAATGATGGTTCAGTACTGCTAAATCCAAGTTCTGTGAATTTTGCGCGATTTGGATTCGACATGAAACTGCTTCGTTATTGTGCTTTCAATCTTGTGAAAATCGCACTGTATTACGTTCCAGAGAAGGGCGAAGAAGGTTGGCGTCTCGTCGAGCCATACTCTTTGAGGCAAACACAAGACGGCAAGATACTTTTGTATTTGGTTAATGATAGAGGATGCCTCCGAAGTTACAGATTGGATCGAATTCAAGGCATTCGAGCATCGAACGAACCGTTCATCCCGAAATTCAAAATTGAAATCTAG
- a CDS encoding ABC transporter permease, with protein sequence MTSPTTADTSTADATLKGAMHDYWSRIKAGDIGSLPAVLGLIALCIVFGSMSSVFLTPGNFANLLTQAAAVIVIAMGLVFVLLLGEIDLSAGYTAGVTGAVLVILITNHDVPWYAALLAAIFVGVVLGFGLGTLVARLGIPSFVVTLAAFLAFQGILLLLAGEGGTIRVEDKVILAVENSNLTPTLSWIFFISVSTIYVLVGLNRMNTRRKAGLKSELINLWILKTAGLLVITGLAVFALNVERSNNPDLVSLKGIPYVVPVILLILVIGTFVLGRTAFGRHIYAVGGNAEAARRAGINVKRVRIAAFMICSGLSAIAGMIFASRQNSVSPTTGGSSTLLYAVGAAVIGGTSLFGGKGKMRDAILGGLVVAVIDNGMGLLGYAAGIKFIVTGLVLLISAGVDAISRRGASV encoded by the coding sequence ATGACTTCTCCAACAACTGCCGATACTTCAACTGCCGATGCAACGTTAAAAGGTGCAATGCACGACTACTGGTCCAGAATAAAGGCCGGAGATATTGGTTCATTGCCGGCGGTGCTTGGTCTTATTGCTCTTTGTATAGTCTTTGGCTCAATGTCGAGCGTCTTTTTAACTCCTGGAAACTTTGCAAATTTATTGACTCAAGCCGCTGCAGTAATTGTTATTGCTATGGGTCTGGTTTTTGTACTTCTCCTTGGAGAGATAGATCTATCGGCTGGATACACGGCCGGTGTAACAGGTGCGGTTCTGGTCATTCTGATTACTAATCATGATGTTCCGTGGTATGCGGCTTTGCTTGCAGCGATTTTTGTCGGTGTTGTCTTAGGTTTTGGTCTCGGAACTTTAGTTGCTCGACTCGGAATTCCATCCTTCGTTGTAACTCTTGCCGCCTTCTTGGCTTTCCAAGGAATCCTGCTTTTACTGGCCGGTGAAGGTGGAACGATCCGCGTTGAAGATAAGGTTATTTTGGCCGTTGAGAACTCAAATCTCACACCGACGCTGAGTTGGATTTTCTTTATCTCCGTTTCGACCATTTATGTCCTGGTTGGTCTTAACCGAATGAACACCCGTCGCAAAGCTGGTTTAAAATCCGAGCTTATTAATCTCTGGATATTAAAAACTGCGGGACTTCTTGTTATCACTGGTCTTGCTGTCTTTGCGCTCAACGTTGAACGCAGCAATAATCCAGACTTAGTAAGTCTTAAGGGCATTCCATATGTCGTTCCAGTAATTTTGTTAATTCTAGTTATCGGAACTTTCGTGCTTGGTCGCACTGCCTTTGGCCGACATATTTACGCAGTTGGTGGAAATGCCGAGGCCGCACGTCGTGCCGGCATTAACGTTAAGCGGGTTCGGATCGCGGCGTTCATGATCTGTTCGGGTCTCTCTGCAATTGCGGGAATGATCTTTGCATCTCGTCAAAACTCGGTGTCTCCAACAACGGGTGGAAGTTCAACACTTCTTTACGCAGTTGGCGCAGCGGTCATCGGCGGTACCTCGTTGTTTGGCGGAAAAGGAAAGATGCGCGATGCAATCCTTGGAGGTCTCGTCGTTGCCGTCATAGATAACGGCATGGGTCTATTGGGTTATGCCGCTGGAATCAAGTTCATTGTTACTGGTCTGGTCCTCTTGATCTCCGCAGGAGTTGATGCGATTTCACGAAGAGGCGCCAGCGTTTAG
- a CDS encoding ATP-binding cassette domain-containing protein → MSTPILSLRGVNKSFGPVHVLRDVDFDIAAGKVTALVGDNGAGKSTLIKCIAGIYTPDHGDFLFEDRKVDITGPRDATALGIEIVYQDLALCDNLDIVHNMFLGREKKRGPVLDETAMESLARKTLDGLSVRTVKSIRQTVASLSGGQRQTVAIARAVLWNSKIVILDEPTAALGVAQTEQVLNLVRRLADNGLAVVLISHNLNDVFEVADNIAALYLGQMAAQVDKNEVIPRQVIELITTGKSAGVESAGAKK, encoded by the coding sequence ATGAGCACACCAATTCTCTCCCTGCGCGGAGTAAATAAATCCTTTGGACCGGTCCACGTTCTTCGCGACGTCGACTTTGATATTGCAGCGGGTAAAGTAACTGCTCTTGTTGGAGACAATGGCGCTGGGAAAAGCACGCTAATTAAATGTATCGCCGGAATTTACACTCCAGACCACGGAGACTTTCTCTTTGAAGACAGAAAAGTTGATATCACAGGCCCCCGAGATGCCACCGCCCTAGGGATTGAGATCGTGTATCAAGATTTAGCGCTCTGTGACAATTTAGACATTGTTCATAATATGTTTTTAGGGCGTGAAAAAAAACGCGGCCCGGTTTTAGATGAGACTGCCATGGAATCTCTTGCGCGTAAGACATTAGATGGTTTGAGTGTGCGCACCGTTAAATCAATTCGCCAAACGGTTGCATCTCTTTCTGGTGGTCAACGCCAGACAGTTGCAATCGCCCGCGCGGTTTTATGGAATAGCAAGATTGTAATTTTAGATGAACCAACGGCCGCTCTTGGCGTTGCTCAGACCGAACAAGTTTTAAATCTCGTGCGCCGCTTAGCCGATAATGGTTTAGCTGTCGTATTAATTAGTCACAACTTAAACGATGTATTTGAGGTCGCCGATAATATCGCCGCGCTTTATTTAGGCCAGATGGCGGCGCAGGTTGATAAAAACGAGGTTATACCGCGGCAAGTTATTGAATTAATTACTACAGGAAAGTCTGCTGGCGTAGAAAGTGCAGGTGCTAAGAAATGA
- a CDS encoding substrate-binding domain-containing protein produces MTKHRLVITAVFAVVAIALTGCSTLGKASGMLNGGEHTEGFVGVILPDTILPRWESADRGFLQAAFDAAGVTVDIQNANGDVTAFASIADQMMEDGATVLILANLESESAKAVQDKAAVQGVKTIDYDRLTLNGTASYYVSFDNLRVGELQGEGIKACLDAAGKTTARIVYLNGSPTDYKATLFKAGYDSVLRPLIDSKRYTLVDDASVPDWDPVQAGTIFEQQLLKAGGKLDAVVAAAEGLGLAAIEVLKRSNLNGKVCVSGQGARVEGLRAILTGELSNTVYKAVREEAEAAADLAMALLMGAVPTTITGSVNNGKINVPSVLLVPIGITKVNVKDVIADGYQKREDVCAGIEELCKANGI; encoded by the coding sequence ATGACAAAGCACCGCCTTGTGATTACTGCAGTTTTTGCTGTAGTTGCAATCGCTTTGACAGGTTGCTCAACTCTTGGCAAGGCTTCAGGAATGTTGAATGGTGGAGAACACACGGAGGGCTTCGTCGGAGTGATTCTTCCTGACACAATATTGCCGCGTTGGGAAAGTGCTGATCGCGGATTTCTACAGGCGGCATTTGATGCAGCTGGAGTTACAGTTGATATTCAGAATGCAAACGGCGACGTAACTGCATTTGCAAGCATTGCAGACCAGATGATGGAGGATGGTGCAACTGTTCTAATCCTTGCAAACTTAGAATCAGAATCCGCTAAGGCTGTTCAGGATAAGGCTGCTGTCCAAGGCGTTAAGACGATTGACTATGACCGTCTAACTCTTAATGGCACAGCTTCTTACTACGTTTCATTTGATAACCTAAGAGTTGGCGAATTGCAGGGTGAAGGCATCAAGGCATGTCTTGATGCAGCTGGAAAGACAACTGCTCGTATCGTGTATTTGAACGGTTCACCAACTGATTACAAAGCAACGCTTTTCAAGGCTGGCTATGACTCAGTACTCCGTCCATTGATTGATTCAAAGCGATACACACTCGTTGATGATGCATCGGTTCCAGATTGGGACCCAGTTCAAGCTGGAACTATCTTCGAGCAACAGCTATTAAAGGCGGGCGGAAAGCTCGATGCAGTAGTTGCAGCCGCCGAAGGTCTTGGACTTGCCGCAATTGAAGTTCTTAAGAGAAGTAATCTAAATGGCAAGGTCTGTGTTTCAGGGCAAGGTGCAAGAGTTGAAGGATTACGGGCAATTCTAACCGGTGAGCTGTCCAACACTGTTTACAAGGCGGTCAGGGAAGAGGCAGAGGCCGCAGCAGATTTAGCAATGGCACTACTTATGGGAGCGGTTCCAACCACAATTACAGGTTCTGTAAATAATGGAAAAATTAATGTGCCTTCAGTTCTCTTAGTACCAATTGGAATTACAAAAGTCAATGTTAAGGATGTCATCGCAGATGGCTACCAAAAGAGAGAAGATGTCTGTGCCGGCATAGAGGAACTCTGTAAGGCAAACGGAATTTAA